One genomic segment of Vibrio sp. SCSIO 43136 includes these proteins:
- the rimJ gene encoding ribosomal protein S5-alanine N-acetyltransferase, translating into MGFYQVDKIDGTIQLRSSHPGDAEMISRYFQENVDHLTQWEPKREKDFYEVSHWKQRLIKLHELQRMALGYYLVILDTETNQMMGTVSFSNISRHPFHACSVGYSMHKDHQGKGVMKRALKMAIEYMFEEQNLHRIMAAYIPTNRRSEAVLEALGFVKEGFAKDYLLINGEWRDHNLTALVNSNWRQQPV; encoded by the coding sequence GTGGGGTTTTACCAAGTCGATAAAATCGACGGCACGATTCAGTTAAGGAGCTCGCATCCAGGAGATGCGGAAATGATCAGCCGTTACTTCCAAGAAAACGTCGATCACCTCACCCAATGGGAGCCTAAACGCGAAAAGGACTTTTATGAGGTCAGCCACTGGAAGCAACGCTTAATTAAGTTGCACGAGCTCCAACGTATGGCGTTGGGCTATTATCTGGTGATACTCGATACCGAGACTAACCAAATGATGGGAACTGTCTCGTTCAGTAACATTTCTCGTCACCCGTTTCATGCGTGCAGTGTCGGTTATTCAATGCATAAAGATCATCAAGGTAAAGGGGTGATGAAGCGTGCCTTGAAAATGGCCATCGAATATATGTTTGAAGAACAGAATCTTCACCGTATCATGGCGGCCTATATACCCACTAACCGCCGCAGCGAGGCGGTGTTGGAAGCGCTGGGATTTGTTAAAGAAGGATTTGCCAAAGACTACTTGCTGATCAACGGTGAGTGGCGAGACCATAATTTAACGGCGTTAGTTAATTCCAACTGGCGTCAGCAACCTGTTTGA
- a CDS encoding DUF2947 domain-containing protein, with the protein MSYMSLDEYSRKWIFTHQSMPVSEQELEAIKPMTQARSAQLWKENISQQSPDAERMSNQDWPMKTSNWLHEVEWMPEWDADENDMPAEVLEHIDWQDDVTVYFCYEKYNVIETKWSVFKNNWKNFLFFDDGPILIARRRKQALWFNGNGTVKIGNRE; encoded by the coding sequence ATGTCGTACATGTCTCTGGACGAATATTCCAGAAAGTGGATTTTTACACATCAATCCATGCCAGTATCTGAGCAAGAACTTGAAGCAATAAAGCCGATGACCCAAGCACGCTCAGCTCAACTTTGGAAAGAGAATATCAGCCAGCAAAGCCCAGATGCGGAGCGTATGAGCAACCAAGACTGGCCGATGAAAACCAGTAACTGGCTACATGAAGTAGAGTGGATGCCAGAGTGGGATGCGGATGAAAATGATATGCCAGCGGAAGTGCTTGAGCATATTGATTGGCAAGATGATGTTACCGTGTACTTCTGTTACGAAAAGTACAATGTCATCGAAACCAAGTGGTCAGTGTTTAAAAATAACTGGAAGAATTTCTTGTTCTTCGACGATGGACCGATACTTATTGCCCGCCGCCGCAAGCAAGCCTTGTGGTTCAATGGCAACGGCACCGTGAAAATCGGTAATCGTGAATAA